A genome region from Halichondria panicea chromosome 15, odHalPani1.1, whole genome shotgun sequence includes the following:
- the LOC135348329 gene encoding uncharacterized protein LOC135348329 isoform X1, giving the protein MLLNVVMVTTEESTSVMDAVQSSSKTKSSKLTSAKKTVDPEESTSVMDAVRSSSKTRSSKLTSAKKTVDPEESTSVMDAVRSSSKTRSSKLTSAKKTVDPEESTSVMDAVRSSSKTRSSKLTSVKKTVDPEESTSVMDAVRSSSKTRFSKLTSAKKTVDPEESTSAMDAVQSSRKTRSSKLTSAKSPVVTEPGNLSEDTH; this is encoded by the exons atgttattaaaTGTGGTAATGGTCACTACAGAGGAGAGTACTAGTGTGATGGACGCTGTGCAGAGCTCCAGCAAGACCAAGTCTAGTAAACTGACATCAGCCAAGAAGACTGTTGATCCTG AGGAGAGTACTAGTGTGATGGACGCTGTGCGGAGCTCCAGTAAGACCAGGTCTAGTAAACTGACATCAGCCAAGAAGACTGTTGATCCTG AGGAGAGTACTAGTGTGATGGACGCTGTGCGGAGCTCCAGCAAGACCAGGTCTAGTAAACTGACATCAGCCAAGAAGACTGTTGATCCT GAGGAGAGTACTAGTGTGATGGACGCTGTGCGGAGCTCCAGCAAGACCAGGTCTAGTAAACTGACATCAGTCAAGAAGACTGTTGATCCTG AGGAGAGTACTAGTGTGATGGATGCTGTGCGGAGCTCCAGCAAGACCAGGTTTAGTAAACTGACATCAGCCAAGAAGACTGTTGATCCTG AGGAGAGTACTAGTGCGATGGACGCTGTGCAGAGCTCCAGGAAGACCAGGTCTAGTAAACTGACATCAGCCAAGTCTCCAGTAGTCACTGAACCTG GAAATCTATCAGAAGATACTCACTAG
- the LOC135348329 gene encoding uncharacterized protein LOC135348329 isoform X2 — protein MDAVQSSSKTKSSKLTSAKKTVDPEESTSVMDAVRSSSKTRSSKLTSAKKTVDPEESTSVMDAVRSSSKTRSSKLTSAKKTVDPEESTSVMDAVRSSSKTRSSKLTSVKKTVDPEESTSVMDAVRSSSKTRFSKLTSAKKTVDPEESTSAMDAVQSSRKTRSSKLTSAKSPVVTEPGNLSEDTH, from the exons ATGGACGCTGTGCAGAGCTCCAGCAAGACCAAGTCTAGTAAACTGACATCAGCCAAGAAGACTGTTGATCCTG AGGAGAGTACTAGTGTGATGGACGCTGTGCGGAGCTCCAGTAAGACCAGGTCTAGTAAACTGACATCAGCCAAGAAGACTGTTGATCCTG AGGAGAGTACTAGTGTGATGGACGCTGTGCGGAGCTCCAGCAAGACCAGGTCTAGTAAACTGACATCAGCCAAGAAGACTGTTGATCCT GAGGAGAGTACTAGTGTGATGGACGCTGTGCGGAGCTCCAGCAAGACCAGGTCTAGTAAACTGACATCAGTCAAGAAGACTGTTGATCCTG AGGAGAGTACTAGTGTGATGGATGCTGTGCGGAGCTCCAGCAAGACCAGGTTTAGTAAACTGACATCAGCCAAGAAGACTGTTGATCCTG AGGAGAGTACTAGTGCGATGGACGCTGTGCAGAGCTCCAGGAAGACCAGGTCTAGTAAACTGACATCAGCCAAGTCTCCAGTAGTCACTGAACCTG GAAATCTATCAGAAGATACTCACTAG
- the LOC135348329 gene encoding uncharacterized protein LOC135348329 isoform X4, with product MLLNVVMVTTEESTSVMDAVQSSSKTKSSKLTSAKKTVDPEESTSVMDAVRSSSKTRSSKLTSAKKTVDPEESTSVMDAVRSSSKTRSSKLTSAKKTVDPEESTSAMDAVQSSRKTRSSKLTSAKSPVVTEPGNLSEDTH from the exons atgttattaaaTGTGGTAATGGTCACTACAGAGGAGAGTACTAGTGTGATGGACGCTGTGCAGAGCTCCAGCAAGACCAAGTCTAGTAAACTGACATCAGCCAAGAAGACTGTTGATCCTG AGGAGAGTACTAGTGTGATGGACGCTGTGCGGAGCTCCAGTAAGACCAGGTCTAGTAAACTGACATCAGCCAAGAAGACTGTTGATCCTG AGGAGAGTACTAGTGTGATGGACGCTGTGCGGAGCTCCAGCAAGACCAGGTCTAGTAAACTGACATCAGCCAAGAAGACTGTTGATCCTG AGGAGAGTACTAGTGCGATGGACGCTGTGCAGAGCTCCAGGAAGACCAGGTCTAGTAAACTGACATCAGCCAAGTCTCCAGTAGTCACTGAACCTG GAAATCTATCAGAAGATACTCACTAG
- the LOC135348329 gene encoding uncharacterized protein LOC135348329 isoform X3, which yields MDAVRSSSKTRSSKLTSAKKTVDPEESTSVMDAVRSSSKTRSSKLTSAKKTVDPEESTSVMDAVRSSSKTRSSKLTSVKKTVDPEESTSVMDAVRSSSKTRFSKLTSAKKTVDPEESTSAMDAVQSSRKTRSSKLTSAKSPVVTEPGNLSEDTH from the exons ATGGACGCTGTGCGGAGCTCCAGTAAGACCAGGTCTAGTAAACTGACATCAGCCAAGAAGACTGTTGATCCTG AGGAGAGTACTAGTGTGATGGACGCTGTGCGGAGCTCCAGCAAGACCAGGTCTAGTAAACTGACATCAGCCAAGAAGACTGTTGATCCT GAGGAGAGTACTAGTGTGATGGACGCTGTGCGGAGCTCCAGCAAGACCAGGTCTAGTAAACTGACATCAGTCAAGAAGACTGTTGATCCTG AGGAGAGTACTAGTGTGATGGATGCTGTGCGGAGCTCCAGCAAGACCAGGTTTAGTAAACTGACATCAGCCAAGAAGACTGTTGATCCTG AGGAGAGTACTAGTGCGATGGACGCTGTGCAGAGCTCCAGGAAGACCAGGTCTAGTAAACTGACATCAGCCAAGTCTCCAGTAGTCACTGAACCTG GAAATCTATCAGAAGATACTCACTAG